The genomic region aatagttatttatgaaacagttcgtgaagtatgctttttgcgaacgcacgagATGTTTAGAGAATGAGCAACAGCCGAACGAGTGCTATTAATTGCTTAAGTTCGCAAAATGTACTtcatgcacagtttcatacaatattttatctacgataagcaaataaaaaaactgtaacgcttcgtcactggaattcatttctattctacaatttttagaactttgacatttaaaaattctaacttctttcaaaccacaaaactgtcaaaaatgttgttgtaatttattgctcacatgtcatcaccatgacaacgcgaacaTTAAGGATATTTGaatatatgaaagtgtgccaaaaaacagtgtgAAAAAGTAAATcgcatttaaaatacattgttacttcacgcacactttaaatccttcatgCACTGCTATCTCAGTTTTAAAAGATGGCGCCATCTAAAAAGACGCGTGAGAGCGAGTCTGAAACAAAAGTGCAATTTTCTTGCTgtaaaacaaaatcttttaataGCTTAATATGCATTAAGTGTGGTAATGCATTTAAGTCCTGTGCAGTGCGCGATTGGGCCGAGAAGGTGAAAATTATAGACGAAACGAGACTTTATTGCTGTGATTTCGACGTAGATCAAGCCGCCATGTTGCCAAAAAATATGAATAAGGATGACCATAAGCAGGAAGCTTTAAAAGACATGGAAAACTCCTATCTAAAAATGTTGAATCAAGAGCTTGTAAGCGAAAACAGGCTATTGGAAGAAAACTGTTCTTTACTCCGAGAAAAACTAGCAAGGTATGAAAATCCtggtaaaaaaaaacaacaacaattcTACTTGTAAACAAGGTCAAAGTCCTTTCCTCGCTCCGATTCCACCGTCAACAATACAGACCACGGATAATCCAACAGTGCAGAAATCTACCAACGTAGATGGTAATACAGATGAAGCAGACTTAGTTCGTATTACTAAAGCCAGAGATCGCGACAACAGCCGCGACGTGACTGACAACACGGTAGGAATAAGTCTGCAACCTAACACCCATGTATCTCTGGGAATAGCCACGGATATCATGCGGGTAGAAGAAGAAGTAGTGACAGATGAAGTTTTTGACAAAACAAACGATGGTGTGACAGAGACTAAACATAACCAAAGTCAAAAATATGAATGGAAGAAGGTGATATCCAAGAAAAAAAAGCATCCCTCACGTAAGGATACTAGGCCCTCTCCTAAACTGGGCAGAAGTAATGACTGCACTCTAAAAGCCGCAATTTCATGTCCATTGGAGTGGATATTTATATCCGGTCTCGATCCAAAGACTGAAGCCAAGGATGTCAGGGAGtatttagaacaattaaaaattaCCAATGGAATTCAATGTTATAAACTACGAACCAAAAAAGACAACCACTGTAGTTCTTTTAAGGTGGGCGTCCCTTCAAATCACAAGGTCACCTTCATGGATGATGAACTTTGGCCAAATGGTGCTCTAATAAACCATTTTATAAACCTGCAGCGCCCCACTCTACCAAAATAGCTTTGAATGGGGTTTATGGAGACTCACCACTGGAAAGTGTAAGTCCTGCGCaagacaaaaataatataaattataataagacattttattcaaaatttagttttaaggttttatttattaatgttttgtccataaaaaataagattaatgAGCTGGAGGCTTTCATGACTGGGAGAGAACCGGATGCACTCTGTCTGGCTGAACACTGGCTATCAGATCTGGAATACAGGTCCTTAAGAGTCTCCAATTTTCTGCCAGCTTCAGCCTTCTGTCGAACAAACTGTAAGGGAGGTGGAGCAgccattttaataaataaaaacattctcTTTAAAGAGTGGCATAATGTAAAAGATCTGTCCATACAGGGACAAATTGAATTATGTTGTGcatatattgaaaaatataagTTATATTTATTAACTGTATATAGGCCTCCGTCAGGCTCTTTTAACGTTTTTATTGAAGTACTGGAGGGAGCTTTACAATCACTTAACCCTACTAAGAAAATCTTGATTCTTGGGGATTTTAATATTCATTTTAATACAGATTCTCCTCACTGTACAGAATTATGTAACTTAATGCATAGTTTCGGTTTTCATCAAAATAATTTCGAAGCCACCAGACAGAAAAACTATCTCGATAATGTTTTTTCCAATTTGGATCCACAGGACCTTCAGCTACAAGTTGTTGATCCTGGTATATCTGACCATAGAGGTATATACCTGGAATTTACCTTAATGGGAGGAGAACAATTTTCTGATCCTCAAAAAGTGTTTTTTAGACCCATCACTGAGGGAGGAAGATACTTGTTCTTCTCTATGATAGAGGACATTTCATGGGACTTTATTAATGACACTAATATGAATGCAAATAATAAGTTTTCCTATTTTGTTCACATCATTTCCAATGCATTCTTGACCTGTTTCCCGGAAAAGTCTTACTCTAAAAGAAAGGGTCAGGCGGGTGTGGTGAGTTGGTTTAATGATAGCTTGAGAACAATGCGTGAtaatattcaattttttatagaaCTTAATAAACAGCTTGATGCACCAAATTACCTACAggaatacataaaaaatattaaaaatgaatatcaGAAAGCAATAAAAGCAGCAAAGAAAGCTACCAATGACCAACTAATTTCAAACTCTCATAACCCGATTAAAACAATGTGGAATATCATTAATGAGTATAGAGGCATCACAAAAACTGAAACTAATTCTAATATAACACCTGATCAatttaatcattattttttaaacattgcCTCCGAGCTGCATAGCCGTACTCCTGCACCCCACAATGACCCACTCAACTATACACCACCTTATGCTGAACAGATGTTTGAATTCCAACCAGTCTCTTTTAATGAGGTAAGAGATATTGTGAACTctctcaaaaataaaaaaagtaaggacCCATTTAATTTAACTGTCAGCTTAATCAAAGGGATAAAAAATCTAATAATATGTCCTCTGACCAAGCTCATAAACTTATGTATAGCTGAGGGGGTTTTTCCTGAAGTTTTAAAAACTGCGGTGGTCATTCCGGTTTTTAAAAAGGGAGAGACAGATCAAATGTCTAATTACATACCTATCTCTCTGTTACCTATATTCTCGAAGATATTTGAAAAATGTCTTGCTGGAAAAATAGCAAGTTTCTTTGAGTCTAACGGGCTCTTCGTTGAATctcaatttggcttcagaaaggGTTTGAAGACTGTTCAGGGTATTTTGAATCTTGTAACATACATCCAAGATGCTTTTAAACAAGGTAACTATGTGTCTTCCAACTTTTGCGACCTAAGTAAAGCCTTCGATTGTGTGTCCCACGAAATTCTTACTGCTAAGTTGAGTAAATATAACTTCTCAATCTCCAGTATATCattgataaaaaattatttgacgGACCGCTGCCAGAGGGTGAGATTTGCAGGTGTTGAATCGGAGAGAGGATGCTTGCGCATAGGAGTTCCTCAGGGCTCTGTGTTGGGTCCCTTATTATTCTTGATATACATCAATGATTTACCACTTTCATGTCAAACTGCGCATTTCACTCTCTTTGCAGATGACACAACAATCTCATCCTGCAGTAAGGATTTGGTAACAGCAGTGGGGAGTTCGTGGGGTTCAGTGTCGGAGGCAGAACAATGGTTCCATTCTAATAGGCTGTTTCTCAATACAACCAAAACACAGTCCTTACTTTTTTCAACTAGAAATATTCCTGATGAACTGGACAATGCATCCTGTGCTAAATTTCTTGGTGTTCTGCTGGACCCTGGTCTGATATGGGATGCTCATACCACCTCTTTAGTGGCAAAGCTATcatcaaatacatttttgcttcGTGGACTTTCATCCTGtgttaatttaatttattaatttattattatacgggataaccccattaacagaaaaattacagttaaatattaatacatttccaaaaggtaataataaattcaatgtgttaaatatgacttaattaatctaaaaaatatagagttagaaaagtataaaaacactgaaaaatttcatatgtcacgaaaattaatatataacataaatattgactacaaaaaaaatatacaacataCAAACATAACACTTAAGagtataaaaataacatcacagagCAAGAGATCTTTTTAATTGATTTAGagttatattaaataaatcaaGTTCGTAATTATTTAACAATCCCATATACCTATCAAGTGGGTTGTGAACGCCATACAATGTTCTATGGAAAGGTATTGTGTTTCCGCTTCCATACTAAAGCAGGCATATTTTTCTTTGTGTCACTCACATATCTCCTATGCTATTCTCGCATGGGGCCATAGTGCAGGAGCGAAGGATGTATTCAGACTACAGAGAAGGGCCATTCGCATTGTCGCAGGATTGCCATATAGAGCCGATTGCAGACAAGTTTTTATAGATTGGAAAATATTAACATTACCTTGCCAGTATATATATGATAATCTTATATATGTAAAATGCAATATGCATAAATTCCAGACTCATGAACAGATTCATAATATTAACACACGCTTTAGAGGGAACCTTGCCTCAAAGTTTCGTAGGCTGGAGAGGTGCAGAGATGGCCCATCATGTCTGGCTATacatttctttaataaattacCCCTAATAATTCGAGAACTGCCCTTAgatacatacaaaataaaaatcaaagaacTTCTTTTGGTGGGTGCTTACTATTCTCAGGAGGAATATCTCGGGGCTACCCTGTTGTGATAGTCCTACAGCTCTCTTAAATGTTCTGTGTGCTCTTGTGTTTTTATGCTAATATTCTAACTTTGTGTTAAGTATTTAGACTAGGtgataaaattttatagattTTACTTATTAAGTGTTAGCTTGCCAATGTATTTCAATGATGCATTTTAACAGACTTTGACTTATGTAAATACTTTGTATATTGACATCAATAAACTGAATTGAATTgaatctataatgacagttttcacaaactaaaaacttatacataatgggtctattgaataaaaagaagtgcagtagaaccccgattatccgtgtgcggattatcccggcagcggattatccgtgctatgattttctattacttaaattgcatttttgaggttttatcaaaatagcgtcactgtaaatcactcgacggaaactctatacgtggagagggagactcataatgaaaaatttattttttctgttgtcTTTTTATGGTAGGGCTATATGTATGGATATACATACAAATGTATTACAATAAGAAataaatgttcggattatccgtgcttttcaattatccgtgccaacgtccggtcccgaggagcatGGATAATCAGGGCTCTActgtatttgcttttacttcctcgtatttaagtatttacttaatagtaattgaataaagcattaaagaaatgactttattcaattagtattaagtaaatacttaaatacttgtaagtaaaagcaaatacttctttttattcaatataCCCAATATGAGATAAAGTAGATAAAATACTGTTTTAGAGACTTGCATCCGTTTTAAAGCTTAGTATTTCTATTGTCAGCAGATTTTTTCTCAACTGGCAAAAAAGAATGCACCTTTATGTTCTCCACCTAGGAAAAAACCAAGATCAAGAACTAATGTAATTTATGAAATGTATGAAAAAAGTACATATAATTCAGCTCTCCAGGCCTATAAGGATCATGACTTGGTTTACTATTTTTTTCCAATCTCTCCTGCtttctgctttatttttccaatttgtgattttaaGTTCTTCTGTGTCTCTTTCAACATCTTTCATTTTCCTGattttcggtctacctttctttTTCTTTCCTCctatttagtgcagtcactgaagggtTTCACCCCCGATTTCGTTGAACccccatcgattttcatgaaaattggtgagtaattagaggatacctcaaggaacaaaggtgacatgatgccaacttgcgcttttaccctgggggtggatgccaccacttctcggggatttttttttgtttttttttatggcattgacttgggtgtcatttagccagtcacaactttttttttttgttttctgttcatacataaggaaggcaatgaggtccttagagttccatagcaaactcttctacagctctctactcagttcaaaagctggccgctatggactgtccaagttgctcaccacattttccattatgtatcttcttcttcttcttttttcatatgtacataatataccaaattatcaggattaataagtttagagattaattttagtttcacagataaatttcattaaacaatcatatatattcttgctgttcagagacaatagaacttctcggggatgaaaactattttattaaaaataataccagaagtcgatagagggacaaattataagcaaaatttgttatataaacttattaaaataaatcaacactttttgagttattaaagaccaaagattttattttttcgtaaaaaaatgcatgttttaactCGGTTTTTCAcctataaatcaaaaactataagcttttacaaaaaagttattactgaaattgaagataataaaaaattgaatacattcctcacataaagaactaaactaatgttagttcaaagtgagttattggcaattgaatgtgtatttttttcgacgagtactcaaatctaagtattcaagcttaaataacgggaaaacgatgcaatgtataaaatattcttGCTAAACATTtgcaaagtacttcggaatacctatcaaatgagcttcagaacaaggtaatagcgtcaaaattaaccaagttataatgaaaataaaagaactgtttcgaattttttaggaaaaagtgaaaaaaaaaacatacgccatttccacaaaaattaaaatttatagtaatccttacaggAAGTTCTTTATATtggcataagtaatgttttccataattttgaccggtttagaatgcatatttaaaaaaaaagagatgatttaaaaaaatcatatttttaaaactattgtaattctcatattgataataactccaaaaatactcaatatacgtaaaaaattatataaaaccaaattttagttttttctgtgccaaatattttatctgttttactatttctatatagggtaaaaaataaccgagatagcaatgtttaaatcttaaattttgctgtgagaaccgtgcaaccggggtcatttaaccttttatttttaaaaaagtaaggggtttaataGATTAGGTTCAAcatgcttaaatagcacttggaattaactttcaaacagtttttagatgaacctgatatcgtaaacacaaacggagttattaaaaaaaaacaataacattttttggaaaaaaatttaaaaaaattttggtgcataaattttaacgctatcaacatgttcgggggctcattgaatagatatttttaagtgctttgacaaatgtttaataagtttcagcttgaatatttagagttttttacttgccgaaaaaaatatatgtacattcaattacctataactcacatTTTTGGTAAACACTAAAAGGTCtttgtagtaaggggtttatttcattttttattagcttgaattttgataaaaataacttttttgtaaaaacttacactttttgagttattgatgaaaaattcattaaaaacatgcatttttcacaagaaaaattaaaatctttgatctttaataactcaaaaagttttgatttattttaatacctttatgtaacaaatttggcttgaaatttgtccccctatcgaattatggggttatttttaataaaataattttcacccccgagaaggggtggcatccacccacagggtaaaagcgcaagttggcaccatgtcacctttgttccttgagatatcctctaaccactcaccaattttcatgcaaatcgatggaggttcaacgaaatcagaggtaatagctcatatccaccttcagtgactccactaattcCTCCCTTTAGTATTATTTTGGGAAGTATCGTGTTTGGTAACCTTTGGATATctcccaaccatctcagtctttaTGATTTTATTATCCCTACTATATTCGTTCTCCATAGATCCTCTCTAGTTCTACATTTGGTATttttatccacattccattccatagCTTTCTTCCAAATATTTTCCTGAGGACTTTTCTTTCACACACTTTCAGCATGACTTATAATGCTATAGGTATAGGTATTATCACTGCCTTATAATATATTCTTACCTTAACCCATCTAGATATGTTCTTACTTCTTAGTAAGTTGTTTAGAGAGATACAATGATTACCAGCCATAATTCTTgcttggatttcttctttcaTATTTCGTCTCCTAGTGAATATCGCTCCTAGGTATTGGAATCTTTCTACATCttcgaatttatatatttttccttTGCTGATTATTGTCAGGTATTGTCCATATATGTGTTCTCATTCCGTCCATTCCATACATTtagtcttttcttcatttatgcATATCCCTTTCTTTCTCGCTGTCGGTTCTAGTCtgtttagtatttcttttaattcttgtttactTCTGGTTGTCAGTACTATGTCATCTGTGAATGCCAATCATTGGTGTTTTCGTTGATATACAAGTGCTGCCCTGTTAATTTCAGCTTCTTTGATGACAatttcaagaaggatactgaacaacaatgatgacagtgggtctccttgtcgcaCCCCTTCACTGACCTTAAACTTATCTGTttattttccatttattttaaccctatACTCTATTTCTCTGAGtgtcacttttatcatttttattaatttttctgtATACTTCTTTTTGTTttactctgtcaaaagcttgttttaTGTTGATGAATGAGTCACTGTAAATTTACTGCATTCGTAGCTTTCCACTTGTATTTTATGCAGTAGGATAATTTGATTCACTGCGATATGTCCTCTTCTGAATCTACACTGACATTCTCCTAAATTGTCCTGAAATCTGGTTTAGCTGGTAACATAtataagtatatatatatatattgtttctTGGCCCTatgtttataattaaataaaaaaaatagtgtcaCACGAAATATTTGTATTGGTGGTACATTTAGGTTCTTTTAATTGTATGTGATTTATTGGTCAGTGAAGTGTTCAATTTAGCGACCCATCTGTTCATTAACACAAGAGTAAATTTGTATGTGTAGTTTCTTTcttaaaaaatgttataaaataacTACTGATATAACAAAAGACAAAAGTCATTTTATGCTAAGTAATGGTGGACGaaaagtattatttattattggatAGACAGTTCCGCCCTTGCTCAATGACGGGAAAAAACAAGCATCAAAAATACACAACATATATTTGTCAGATtgtcattaaaaattattagattgATTGTCATaatataaaatcacattttttgacaatttgtaattaattttttagcTGAATGCAGGaggtttttaatataatatattacagtccattctatcagaagtttgtccataaaatttggtACCTTCGAGCCCGAGAAGCATAAAATTGTGTCCGATCGAACCCGATGATTGAGACAATGGTCTAATAGATCCAGATGGGTATGAAGATTATTGGTTTTTGAAGAATTTATGATTCAGCCAGATTGGATCCGCTCTGCCGATTGAATTAAATGTGAGGTTTTTCCATTTATTATCTTGATTGTTCTTTGTTTATCCTTCATATTTATTTCCTTTCAACAAAGTGccaataaattattagatttttgAGGATTTTGGggttcaattaaaaattttgattttgcgCATTGAATAGTTGATTTATAACCTATAATTTTATTTAGctaaaaaataattacttattagATTGATTTGTACACCTTTGTGTGTATGCAAATATGTATTTGAGTGATTTGGAGTATTAGTTTGTGGAATGCTATACGATTTCTGATTATTATTAGTAGATATTGCTATTATTATtggatttatttaaatataaatgattATAGGACCATAGCCAATATTCGGCTAAGTTTGATTATTAGATAAAAGACAGATTTAGATTTGACTTTTATTACTTGATTGCTTAACGTTGATTTTTGAGTTCgtacaattaaataatattatttgctacgtattttgattaatataaagCTAAAAATGCCTATGAAAGCTTCTGATTTTCGTCAATTATATCGCAAAAGAGATATAATTGAACAAagattaaacaattttattaaatttatagaGTCGATGACAAATATCGCGATTAATGATTTAAGCGAAGACCATTTTTCGCAGATAGAATTGAATACAGAAAGAACTGAAAGTTTGTTTACTGAATTTGATGAAATCCAAATGTCAATTGAATTAAATTGTCAGGATCAAGATATTCAACAAGAGTATGCGAAAAGACAACGATTAGATActatattttcaaaaactttgTCTAGAGCAAGAACGATGTTAAAAAGAAAATGTTCCGATTTATCCAGTTCACAGTCGAAAAGGTTAGACATAAGCCATGAATATAGTGGATTAGAAGGTGTCAAATTACCTCCTATTCAGTTACCTGTCTTTCATGGGGACTATTTGAAGTGGATTGAGTTTAAAGATACTTTTGAAGGGTTAATTCATAATAATAAAGTATTGGCAGATATtcaaaaatatcattatttaCGTGCGAGTTTAAAAGGTGATGCATTGAAAATTATACAAAGTTTAGATTTTTCTGCACAAAATTACAATTCTGCATGGCAGACTCTATGCAACAGATTTGACAACTCTCGGATGTTAGTAAACAAtcatttaaaagctctttttgagattgaaaatttaaataaagaatcTGCATTAGGTCTTAGAAGCATGATAGATTCAGTTAAAAAGCATTTATTCGCTTTAAAATCACTTCAACTACCGACTGAACATTGGGATGCTATTATGGTGTATTTGGTAAGTGGTAAATTGGATAAATTTAGTTCTAGGGAAtgggaaaaaagaaaaatagataattCTTTGCCAAGTTTAAACGAATTTCTTGAATTCTTGAAGAATCGTGCTGATTTTTTGGAAACTATAGAGTTAAGCAATGTGACAAAACCGGATTATAAATCTAATTACCAAGATAAACGCTCTAGATCTCTGCTAACTAGTAAAAGCAGaagttgtaatttttgtaaacaaaatcaTTTGATTTACCTATGTGAAGAATTTCTTAAACTTTCAGTAACCCAAAGATgggataaaataaaacaattaaatttATGCCGAAATTGTTTATGTACCGGACATTCCTACAAACAATGTAAATCGTTCGGTTGTAAGATATGTAAAGCCAAACACAGTTCTCTTTTACATGAAAATAAACCATCTGATATTCATGTTAAAGAAAACAGTTCAATTAATTTCAACCCGAACAATGATTCCGAGAATGAACCAAATAAAGTTAAGTTGTCAACTAATACTTCAGAAAATAATGTTAATAGAAATGagattgttttaaaaaataattgttcaAATAATGATTATGTACTGTTGAGTACTGCTAAAGTTAGAGTATATGATAGATACGGAAATACTCATATCGCACGAGTAATCCTAGATTCAGGGAGCCAATCATGTTTTATTACAGAGGATTTTCTAAGTAAACTCGATTTAGACACAAATAGAGCAAATATTTGTGTTTCAGGAATTAATAATTCCGtttcatctttaaataaaaaatgtcaattaaaaattggttctatattaaacaattttaagTCAAATTTACATTGCATAGTGGTGCAACAGATTACTGAGAATTTGCCAACTTATacttttaatgtctcaaatttctcAATACCCCCTAATATAACTTTGGCAGATGATTCATTTAATGTAAGCAGTAAGTTAGATATGTTACTTGATGCTAGTTTGTTTTGGGATATAATGTTAGATGGTCGCATAGATCTTGGAAAGAATTTACCCTCCCTCCAAAATACGGTTTTTGGTTATATTGTGGTTGGTAAAGTTCCATATCCAACAAAAAATCATATTAGATGTCATTTTTCACAAAGATTTAGTAGTGATGATTTACAATTAGAGAAATTTTGGTCTGTTGAAGAGCCAAAGTCTCATATTTCTTATTCAAAGGATGATGTTTATGTtgaaaatcattttaaaaattcattttctcgatcAGAAACTGGtcaatttattgttaaaattccCTGGAAGGAACATCCTTCTGTCCTAGGCGATTCTAAACAATTAGCTGTTAAAAGATTATTGTATTTAGAGGATAGATTTAAGAAATGTCCCGAACTTTAAAATGGTTATTTAAATTTCATGAAAGAATATTTAGATTTAGATCACATGTCAATTGATTATAATTTAGATGCGGAAGGCACCACAGAacctaattattttttaccaCATCATGGTGTTATCAAAAATGAAAGCCTGACAACCAAACTCCGTGTTGTTTTTAATGGTTCTGCCCCATCGACTAATGGGAAATCATTGAATGATATCCAATATTCAGGACCagcaattcaaaataatattttgagtATTTTGATTAGATTTAGACAACATGCAGTTGTTGTTGTTTCCGACATCAGCAAAATGTATAGGATGATACTTGTTCATCCCGATGACAGAAGAATGCAAACAATTGTCTGGAGGAATAGTCCTTCTCAGCCAATttcaatttataatttaaaaaccgTAACATATGGCACGGCCAGTGCGCCATATCTAGCCATTAGGTGTATCCAGCAATTGtcatttgataataaaatcaagtttCCTGAAGCAAGTGAAATTATTCTGAGAGATTTTTATGTTGACGATCTCATTACTGGATTTTCAAGTGAGGCTGAAGCTATTAAAAGATGTGATGAAGTGGTCAAAATATTGAAGTCAGCTTGTTTTAATTTAAGGAAATGGTCTTCAAACAGCCAATTGGTATTAGATCACTTTAAAGATTATTCCGATCCTTTAAAAGTACTTAATTTAGGAGATCACGAGTGTATTAAAACTCTTGGTATTCAATGGTCTAGTAAGTTAGATATTTTCAGTTTTCATGTTGAAAACCCTGatcttttatcaaaaataacgaAGCGCACAATGCTTTCTGCAATCGCAAAAATTTATGATCCTTTAGGTTTAGCCAGTTGTTGTATAATCCTAGTAAAAATTATGATTAAATCTCTTTGGTCGTTAAAACTTGATTGGGATTCCGAAGTCCCCTCTGATTTGTGTGATAAATGGAAAAAGTTCCAGTCTAAGTTATGTCACTTAAATGATTTAAGAATTCCACGGTGCGTTCTGAGTAATAAACCTAAAATAATAGAATTACATGGATTTAGTGATGCTTCACAATACGCATATTGTGCAACAATTTATACTCGATGCATTGATTCACAAGGTTCTATAAATGTTCATTTGTTATGTGCTAAGACTAAGGTCGCCCCAGTCAAAATATTGACTATTCCTCGATTAGAATTGTGTGGTAGCTTATTATTGGTCCAACTTATGA from Diabrotica virgifera virgifera chromosome 3, PGI_DIABVI_V3a harbors:
- the LOC126881480 gene encoding uncharacterized protein LOC126881480 isoform X2 translates to MKILVKKNNNNSTCKQGQSPFLAPIPPSTIQTTDNPTVQKSTNVDGNTDEADLVRITKARDRDNSRDVTDNTVGISLQPNTHVSLGIATDIMRVEEEVVTDEVFDKTNDGVTETKHNQSQKYEWKKVISKKKKHPSRKDTRPSPKLGRSNDCTLKAAISCPLEWIFISGLDPKTEAKDVREYLEQLKITNGIQCYKLRTKKDNHCSSFKVGVPSNHKVTFMDDELWPNGALINHFINLQRPTLPK
- the LOC126881480 gene encoding uncharacterized protein LOC126881480 isoform X1, with product MPMKASDFRQLYRKRDIIEQRLNNFIKFIESMTNIAINDLSEDHFSQIELNTERTESLFTEFDEIQMSIELNCQDQDIQQEYAKRQRLDTIFSKTLSRARTMLKRKCSDLSSSQSKRLDISHEYSGLEGVKLPPIQLPVFHGDYLKWIEFKDTFEGLIHNNKVLADIQKYHYLRASLKGDALKIIQSLDFSAQNYNSAWQTLCNRFDNSRMLVNNHLKALFEIENLNKESALGLRSMIDSVKKHLFALKSLQLPTEHWDAIMVYLVSGKLDKFSSREWEKRKIDNSLPSLNEFLEFLKNRADFLETIELSNVTKPDYKSNYQDKRSRSLLTSKSRSCNFCKQNHLIYLCEEFLKLSVTQRWDKIKQLNLCRNCLCTGHSYKQCKSFGCKICKAKHSSLLHENKPSDIHVKENSSINFNPNNDSENEPNKVKLSTNTSENNVNRNEIVLKNNCSNNDYVLLSTAKVRVYDRYGNTHIARVILDSGSQSCFITEDFLSKLDLDTNRANICVSGINNSVSSLNKKCQLKIGSILNNFKSNLHCIVVQQITENLPTYTFNVSNFSIPPNITLADDSFNVSSKLDMLLDASLFWDIMLDGRIDLGKNLPSLQNTVFGYIVVGKVPYPTKNHIRCHFSQRFSSDDLQLEKFWSVEEPKSHISYSKDDVYVENHFKNSFSRSETGQFIVKIPWKEHPSVLGDSKQLAVKRLLYLEDRFKKCPEL